In Candidatus Palauibacter australiensis, the following are encoded in one genomic region:
- a CDS encoding ABC transporter ATP-binding protein: MSLAVAAEGVTRRFGRRWALRGVDLAVPRGAVVALLGANGTGKTTLLRVISTVLRPTAGRVEVLGHTLPAGGDEIRARAAFMTAGGHAYEELTGVENLRFAAHMSGTEATDDDLRGALAAVDLGGAADVPVRAWSTGMRQRLELARLRLRPLELVLLDEPFVSLDEDGVGLVHEAVRGWREAGAAVVIASHRVEDATRHADEVVRLVGGRVAAETA; this comes from the coding sequence GTGAGCCTCGCGGTCGCCGCGGAGGGCGTCACCCGGCGCTTCGGCCGGCGCTGGGCGCTGCGCGGGGTCGACCTCGCCGTGCCGCGCGGGGCGGTCGTCGCGCTGCTCGGCGCCAACGGGACGGGCAAGACGACGCTGCTCCGCGTGATCTCGACCGTGCTCAGGCCGACCGCGGGCCGGGTGGAGGTCCTGGGTCACACCCTCCCCGCGGGCGGGGACGAGATCCGGGCGCGCGCCGCGTTCATGACGGCCGGTGGGCACGCGTACGAGGAGTTGACCGGGGTCGAAAACCTGCGCTTCGCGGCGCACATGTCCGGGACGGAGGCCACGGACGACGACCTGCGGGGCGCGCTCGCCGCGGTCGATCTCGGCGGCGCGGCAGACGTCCCGGTGCGGGCGTGGTCGACCGGGATGCGCCAGCGCCTCGAACTGGCGCGGCTCCGGCTCCGCCCGCTGGAACTCGTGCTGCTCGACGAGCCCTTCGTGAGCCTGGACGAGGACGGCGTGGGGCTCGTCCACGAGGCGGTCCGCGGGTGGCGCGAGGCCGGCGCCGCCGTGGTCATCGCCTCGCACCGGGTCGAGGACGCGACTCGCCACGCCGACGAAGTCGTGCGGCTGGTGGGCGGCCGGGTGGCCGCCGAGACCGCATGA
- a CDS encoding carboxypeptidase-like regulatory domain-containing protein — MGASATGIARSCGRGVTRRLALMALALCVGWPMTAAGQEPGRVAGVVRAEDTGQPVAGAAVRLAGGDVVVAETVTGASGAFAFDGIAPGEYVLGVRRIGFAAYGVPLAVGPDGPASLDVRLSLDPVEVAPLEVDVEGRPLRLVETGFYDRLEEGWGTYFEPEWIRTRSAGFTRLSHFVSNLQMRAPLSRCPKVQVWHDRKRIGEAAGWGTSKPVSLNPAGRHQSPVEPSSRLLDELSVADLGAAELYPPSSPIPLFALNDTTLYCGVIILWSDWMAQMGGEVPQIDVKLCEPAGGAAEVTLDGTVEDRLTEVRLPAARIRASFAPAGEEGPLELSEIEVRSDSTGRFRLCDLPSGTDVTLAPSYGPHPGEVATLRAESGEVARLIVPVTMPGSVAGRVVNGNTGRGFPAVPVILVGTDIRVVTDAAGRFAMEDLPPGAYQVRADCGGFGSPTPRVVVSEAGQARVLLVLEPKDRSGRDLRRCDN; from the coding sequence ATGGGCGCCAGCGCGACAGGCATCGCGCGGTCGTGCGGCCGCGGCGTGACGCGGCGGCTGGCGCTCATGGCGCTCGCGCTGTGTGTTGGATGGCCGATGACGGCGGCGGGGCAGGAGCCGGGGCGGGTGGCGGGCGTGGTCCGCGCCGAGGACACCGGCCAGCCCGTGGCGGGTGCCGCGGTACGGTTGGCGGGAGGGGACGTCGTGGTGGCGGAGACCGTCACAGGAGCGAGCGGCGCCTTTGCCTTTGACGGCATCGCGCCGGGCGAGTACGTGCTCGGCGTCCGGCGCATCGGGTTCGCCGCGTACGGCGTGCCGCTGGCGGTGGGGCCGGACGGGCCGGCCTCGCTCGACGTGCGGCTGTCCCTGGACCCGGTCGAGGTGGCGCCGCTCGAGGTGGACGTCGAGGGTCGGCCGCTCCGCCTGGTCGAGACGGGCTTCTACGACCGGCTGGAGGAGGGCTGGGGCACGTACTTCGAGCCGGAGTGGATCAGAACCCGAAGCGCGGGCTTCACCCGGTTGTCGCACTTCGTGTCGAACCTGCAGATGCGGGCCCCCCTGTCCCGCTGTCCCAAGGTGCAGGTCTGGCACGACCGGAAGCGAATCGGCGAAGCGGCTGGTTGGGGGACCAGCAAGCCGGTGTCGCTCAACCCGGCCGGTAGGCACCAGTCCCCCGTGGAGCCGTCCTCGCGACTGCTGGACGAACTGTCCGTGGCGGATCTGGGCGCCGCCGAGCTGTATCCGCCTTCGTCTCCGATCCCGCTCTTCGCGCTCAACGACACCACGCTCTACTGCGGAGTCATCATCCTGTGGTCGGACTGGATGGCGCAGATGGGGGGCGAGGTTCCGCAGATTGACGTGAAGCTCTGCGAGCCGGCCGGTGGTGCCGCCGAGGTGACGCTCGACGGGACGGTGGAGGACCGGCTCACCGAGGTGCGGCTGCCGGCGGCCCGCATCCGGGCGTCGTTCGCGCCGGCCGGCGAGGAGGGGCCGCTCGAACTCTCCGAGATCGAGGTGCGGTCCGACTCGACCGGCCGCTTCCGGCTCTGCGACCTCCCGTCGGGAACCGACGTCACGCTGGCGCCCTCCTACGGTCCCCATCCGGGCGAGGTCGCCACGCTCCGCGCCGAATCTGGTGAGGTGGCGCGTCTGATTGTCCCCGTCACGATGCCGGGATCGGTCGCCGGGCGGGTCGTGAACGGGAACACGGGGCGGGGGTTCCCGGCCGTGCCCGTCATACTGGTCGGCACCGACATCCGGGTCGTGACCGATGCTGCCGGCCGCTTCGCGATGGAGGACCTGCCGCCCGGCGCGTACCAGGTGCGGGCCGACTGCGGAGGCTTCGGGTCGCCGACGCCACGGGTCGTCGTCTCGGAGGCCGGGCAGGCCCGCGTCCTCCTCGTCCTGGAGCCCAAGGACCGCTCCGGCCGCGATCTACGCCGCTGCGACAACTGA
- the ccsA gene encoding cytochrome c biogenesis protein CcsA, translating into MNRLTKLGWLAIALIAVSTVLGLAVLPADGLQGEVQRLLYVHVPIAWVMMLAFFVVFLMSILYLVQRRLKWDLLAVSAAELGVVAAVLTLILGTLWGRPTWGIWWAWDPRVTTTALLVPIYTGYLVVRSMAEDPDRRARWAAVIGLIAFVQVPIVYLSVFWWRSLHQPPSSPQSMWSAYGLVMLLGFVAYTLAFAYLWLRRYRLAATELELELSGPEEG; encoded by the coding sequence ATGAATAGACTGACCAAGCTCGGGTGGCTTGCGATCGCCCTCATCGCCGTCAGCACCGTGCTCGGACTCGCCGTCCTGCCCGCCGACGGGCTGCAGGGCGAAGTCCAGCGCCTCCTCTACGTCCACGTTCCGATCGCGTGGGTGATGATGCTCGCCTTCTTCGTCGTCTTCCTCATGAGCATCCTCTACCTCGTGCAGCGCCGGCTGAAGTGGGACCTGCTCGCGGTTTCCGCCGCGGAACTCGGGGTGGTCGCCGCTGTCCTCACGCTCATCCTCGGCACCCTGTGGGGCCGGCCCACGTGGGGGATCTGGTGGGCGTGGGACCCGCGAGTCACAACCACGGCGCTCCTCGTACCCATCTACACGGGCTACCTCGTCGTGCGGTCGATGGCGGAGGATCCGGACCGGCGGGCGCGCTGGGCGGCCGTGATCGGTCTCATCGCGTTCGTCCAGGTCCCGATCGTGTACCTGTCGGTGTTCTGGTGGCGGAGCCTCCACCAGCCCCCGTCGTCCCCGCAGTCGATGTGGAGCGCGTACGGGCTCGTGATGCTGCTCGGATTCGTCGCCTACACGCTCGCGTTCGCGTACCTGTGGCTGCGGCGCTACCGGCTGGCTGCAACGGAACTCGAACTCGAACTGTCGGGACCGGAGGAAGGGTGA
- a CDS encoding 2,3-bisphosphoglycerate-independent phosphoglycerate mutase — MELDRIARLAGGGGGKVLLYVLDGLGGLPREPGGPTELEAARTPHLDELARAGTCGLHDPVAPGITPGSGPGHLALFGYDPLVYETGRGVLEALGIEFPLRPGDIAVRANFCTLDPHGRVADRRAGRIPCEEAAPLAARLNGIELDGARCTVRHVKEHRFVLVLHPDAPAGDAVNDTDPGQPGLPTRAPVARNAASEPTARLLAAWLDAAAERLAGRTQANMALLRGVSSQPGWPRFSDVFGMRATAAAAYPMYRGVARLVGMDARTVPAGAPPLVDALKARFADYDFFFLHFKPPDKAGEDGDFDRKVAAIEEADVIVPDLVDAGPDVILVTGDHSTPSVMSSHSWHPVPFLLHGPPARNDAATTFGETACRAGVHGRVRGCDLMRLAAASAGRLAKFGA; from the coding sequence ATGGAACTCGACCGGATCGCCCGTCTCGCCGGAGGCGGCGGAGGCAAGGTGCTGCTCTACGTGCTCGACGGGCTGGGCGGCCTGCCGCGCGAGCCCGGGGGACCGACCGAACTCGAGGCCGCCCGCACCCCGCACCTCGACGAACTCGCGCGCGCCGGAACGTGCGGCCTCCACGACCCCGTTGCGCCGGGCATCACCCCGGGCAGCGGCCCCGGCCACCTGGCCCTGTTCGGCTACGACCCCCTCGTGTACGAGACCGGCCGCGGCGTGCTTGAGGCCCTCGGCATCGAATTCCCGCTCCGGCCGGGCGACATCGCCGTGCGCGCCAACTTCTGCACCCTCGACCCCCACGGCCGGGTGGCCGACCGCCGCGCGGGCCGCATCCCGTGCGAGGAAGCCGCCCCCCTGGCCGCCCGGCTCAACGGCATCGAACTGGACGGCGCCCGCTGCACCGTGCGCCACGTGAAGGAACACCGCTTCGTCCTCGTCCTGCACCCCGACGCCCCCGCGGGCGACGCCGTCAACGACACCGACCCCGGCCAGCCCGGTCTGCCGACCCGGGCCCCCGTGGCGCGGAACGCGGCATCCGAGCCGACCGCGCGGCTCCTCGCCGCGTGGCTCGACGCGGCCGCCGAGCGGCTCGCCGGCCGGACGCAGGCGAACATGGCGCTCCTGCGCGGCGTCTCCAGCCAGCCCGGCTGGCCCCGCTTCAGCGACGTGTTCGGCATGCGGGCCACCGCGGCCGCCGCGTATCCCATGTACCGCGGGGTCGCGCGCCTCGTCGGCATGGACGCGCGCACGGTGCCCGCGGGCGCCCCCCCGCTCGTTGACGCCCTGAAGGCGCGGTTCGCCGACTACGATTTCTTCTTCCTCCACTTCAAGCCTCCCGACAAGGCCGGAGAAGACGGCGACTTCGACCGCAAGGTAGCCGCCATCGAGGAAGCGGACGTCATCGTCCCCGACCTCGTCGATGCGGGCCCCGACGTCATCCTCGTGACCGGCGACCACTCGACCCCCTCCGTCATGAGCAGCCACAGCTGGCACCCCGTGCCCTTCCTCCTCCACGGCCCCCCGGCCCGCAACGACGCCGCCACCACCTTCGGCGAGACCGCCTGCCGCGCCGGCGTCCACGGCCGCGTCCGAGGCTGCGACCTCATGCGCCTCGCCGCCGCCAGCGCCGGCCGCCTCGCAAAGTTCGGAGCCTAG
- a CDS encoding RNA polymerase sigma factor RpoD/SigA, which translates to MAKTATGRRMFFDTHALDSFDQYLQDVERYPLIENPQIEREIARKARAGDRHAAERLVTANLRFVISYVKKYQGRGLNLAELVCIGNEGLLKAVKKFDPDKGVKFISYAVWWIRQTVLQALAEQTRSVRIPLNQNSNLVKLSRTETALTQKLGRSPTDREIAEEMEEPVETVRALRRVASAELSLDAPLDKSDRDSASFGERFSGMDDADIEEDVEDQARREFLEKMFERYLTERERKILVLYYGLDDGEEMTLEEIGSLLGVTRERIRQIRNRAFDKLRASPDGEALEGFWRATA; encoded by the coding sequence ATGGCGAAGACGGCTACCGGCCGACGCATGTTCTTCGACACGCACGCGCTCGACTCGTTCGACCAGTATCTGCAGGATGTCGAGCGTTATCCGCTCATCGAGAACCCGCAGATCGAGCGGGAGATCGCCCGGAAGGCGCGGGCGGGCGACCGTCACGCGGCGGAGCGCCTCGTCACGGCGAACCTGCGCTTCGTGATCTCGTATGTGAAGAAGTACCAGGGCCGGGGGCTCAACCTGGCCGAACTCGTCTGCATCGGGAACGAGGGTCTGCTCAAGGCCGTCAAGAAGTTCGATCCCGACAAGGGCGTGAAGTTCATCTCCTACGCGGTGTGGTGGATTCGGCAGACGGTGCTCCAGGCGCTGGCCGAGCAGACCCGCTCGGTGCGCATCCCGCTGAACCAGAACTCCAACCTCGTCAAGCTCTCCCGGACGGAGACGGCGCTCACGCAGAAGCTGGGGCGCTCGCCGACGGACCGTGAGATCGCCGAGGAGATGGAGGAGCCGGTGGAGACGGTGCGGGCGCTGCGGCGCGTGGCCTCCGCCGAACTCAGCCTCGACGCGCCGCTCGACAAGTCCGACCGCGACAGCGCGTCCTTCGGCGAGCGTTTTTCGGGGATGGACGACGCGGACATCGAGGAGGATGTCGAGGACCAGGCGCGCCGGGAGTTCCTCGAGAAGATGTTCGAGCGCTACCTCACCGAGCGCGAGCGGAAGATCCTCGTCCTCTACTACGGCCTCGACGACGGCGAGGAGATGACGCTGGAGGAGATCGGTTCGCTCCTCGGCGTGACCCGCGAGCGCATCCGGCAGATCCGAAACCGGGCCTTCGACAAGCTGCGCGCCTCGCCGGACGGAGAGGCGCTGGAAGGGTTCTGGCGCGCCACCGCCTGA
- a CDS encoding PAS domain-containing sensor histidine kinase — MLTERDYRAVFDASPDAMLIVDSEGTVRDLNPQAVAMFGWSREEMDGYPVERLVPAASRTRHERHRRHYNETPRARPMGQGFELLALRRDGTTIPVEISLSPGRLASGQEHVICTVRDITGWKRMRQMSRAMVTAIENERKRLSRDLHDEFLQYLAALKIRVKLLASEPTAGDREQARAQIAGEIDDTIRGVKRMIRGLLPPELERRRLSSALESVFRDIGEVHGFTVDANLDRVDEELDAAAALALYRIVQEAVTNAERHAGVTEATVTLRSAGGAVIAEIRDEGCGFEFDSHKGLTSMHERAALVGGGLSVDTAPGRGTTIRVTVPAVGPEDERDRGGW, encoded by the coding sequence GTGCTGACCGAGAGGGACTATAGGGCCGTTTTCGACGCCTCGCCGGACGCGATGCTCATCGTGGATTCGGAAGGGACGGTTCGCGACCTCAACCCGCAGGCCGTCGCGATGTTCGGCTGGAGTCGGGAGGAGATGGATGGCTACCCCGTGGAGCGGCTGGTTCCCGCAGCTAGCCGTACCCGGCATGAGCGGCACCGCCGACACTACAACGAGACGCCGCGTGCCCGTCCCATGGGGCAGGGATTCGAGTTGCTGGCGTTGCGCCGGGACGGCACGACCATTCCGGTCGAGATCAGCCTGAGCCCCGGGAGACTGGCGTCGGGTCAGGAGCATGTGATCTGCACGGTCCGGGACATCACGGGCTGGAAACGGATGCGGCAAATGTCCCGAGCGATGGTGACCGCCATCGAGAATGAGCGGAAGCGATTGTCCCGCGACTTGCACGACGAGTTCCTCCAGTACCTGGCGGCCCTCAAGATCAGGGTGAAGCTACTAGCGTCCGAGCCGACGGCGGGGGACAGGGAGCAGGCGCGGGCGCAGATCGCCGGCGAGATCGATGACACGATCCGCGGCGTGAAGCGGATGATCCGGGGGCTGCTGCCGCCGGAACTGGAACGCCGGCGGCTTTCGTCCGCGCTCGAGTCCGTCTTTCGGGACATCGGCGAGGTGCATGGATTCACGGTCGACGCGAACCTCGACCGAGTGGACGAGGAACTGGACGCGGCCGCCGCCCTCGCCCTGTACCGGATCGTTCAGGAAGCCGTGACCAACGCAGAGAGGCACGCGGGCGTCACTGAAGCGACGGTGACGCTCCGGTCGGCGGGCGGGGCGGTCATCGCGGAGATCCGCGACGAGGGTTGCGGGTTCGAGTTCGATAGTCACAAGGGTCTCACCAGCATGCACGAACGGGCGGCGCTGGTCGGAGGCGGCCTCTCCGTGGATACGGCGCCGGGCCGGGGGACCACGATTCGGGTCACCGTGCCGGCCGTAGGTCCGGAAGACGAGAGGGATCGCGGCGGATGGTGA
- a CDS encoding heme exporter protein CcmD, with protein MNEHWLFIGAGYGITWVTLCWYLLRLRRRERAAAAASGRGGEGAGAGGSG; from the coding sequence ATGAACGAACACTGGCTGTTCATCGGCGCCGGATACGGCATCACCTGGGTCACCCTGTGCTGGTATCTCCTCCGCCTGCGACGCCGGGAACGCGCGGCGGCCGCGGCTTCGGGCCGGGGCGGCGAGGGAGCCGGAGCGGGGGGTTCGGGGTAG
- a CDS encoding SPW repeat protein, with amino-acid sequence MASRWVGLALGLWFLGAPFIWGYPFGFLWWHSVVLGGSILVVTITFNLGINRISGWGLIALGAYSMLSPFIHGYLANAQALFNDLIFGVITVGTGTAMGGAGIEHSEQEPSTA; translated from the coding sequence ATGGCCTCACGCTGGGTCGGTCTCGCGCTGGGACTCTGGTTCCTGGGCGCCCCGTTCATCTGGGGATACCCGTTCGGATTCCTGTGGTGGCACAGCGTGGTGCTCGGCGGTTCCATCCTCGTCGTCACCATCACCTTCAACCTCGGCATCAACCGGATCAGCGGCTGGGGACTCATCGCCCTCGGCGCGTACAGCATGCTGTCGCCCTTCATCCACGGGTATCTCGCCAACGCGCAGGCCCTGTTCAACGACCTCATCTTCGGCGTCATCACCGTGGGCACCGGCACCGCAATGGGCGGAGCCGGAATCGAACACTCCGAGCAGGAGCCAAGCACCGCCTGA
- a CDS encoding response regulator transcription factor, whose product MVRVLLVDDHPVVRAGLKALLEMTEHVEVVGEASSGEEAVEKARTLEPDIVIMDLALPGMDGVQATRRITGLGLGAKVLVVTIHDEDDYVVPALKAGAAGFLNKSAADTDLIGAIEAILHGHSYLPQQAAALLARRKTQDHSSRETGPDVLTARELAAVEFYASGFSAAETGKEMGLSPKTVEGYLARAKAKLGLHTRREVVRFALEAGLLHTEDER is encoded by the coding sequence ATGGTGAGGGTGCTGCTGGTCGACGACCACCCCGTGGTGCGCGCCGGCCTGAAGGCGTTGCTCGAGATGACGGAGCACGTGGAGGTGGTGGGCGAGGCATCCTCCGGCGAGGAAGCGGTGGAGAAAGCCCGGACGCTGGAACCGGACATCGTCATCATGGATCTGGCGCTGCCCGGCATGGACGGAGTCCAGGCGACGCGGCGCATCACCGGGCTTGGACTCGGAGCGAAGGTCCTGGTCGTCACGATCCACGACGAGGATGACTACGTCGTGCCCGCCCTGAAGGCCGGCGCGGCGGGCTTTCTGAACAAGTCCGCCGCGGATACGGATCTCATCGGCGCCATCGAAGCCATCTTGCACGGGCACTCCTACCTGCCCCAACAGGCGGCGGCCCTGCTCGCGCGACGGAAGACGCAGGACCATTCGAGCCGCGAGACGGGACCCGACGTGCTCACAGCGCGCGAGCTTGCCGCGGTCGAGTTCTACGCGAGCGGCTTTTCGGCTGCCGAGACGGGCAAGGAGATGGGTCTCAGCCCCAAGACCGTCGAGGGCTATCTCGCCCGCGCCAAGGCAAAGCTGGGCCTTCACACCCGCCGCGAGGTCGTGCGCTTCGCGCTCGAGGCCGGACTCCTGCACACCGAGGACGAACGCTAG
- a CDS encoding heme exporter protein CcmB, which produces MSALARRAAAILWKDILSETRTRQGFTAMLSFAALVLFMFSFAIGVDNDLLGRLAGGLLWVAIVFTGTLSLGRTFQNEELAGGTHLLRLYPGDVRAIYLGKLAGNLVVLAALEVLLFPAAAILYSVDFAAQAGPLLLVAVLGTFGFSVIGTFFSALTVHLRARELLLPLLLFPALVPVVLGSVGATEAFLAGDPLGRAGGWLRLLASYDVILFVVCVWIFPVVLEE; this is translated from the coding sequence ATGAGCGCGCTCGCGCGGCGAGCCGCCGCCATCCTGTGGAAGGATATCCTCTCGGAGACCCGCACGCGGCAGGGCTTCACGGCGATGCTCTCCTTCGCCGCGCTCGTCCTCTTCATGTTCAGCTTCGCCATCGGCGTGGACAACGACCTGCTCGGACGGCTCGCGGGCGGCCTCCTCTGGGTGGCGATCGTCTTCACCGGCACCCTCTCCCTCGGCCGGACGTTCCAGAACGAGGAACTCGCGGGCGGCACCCACCTGCTGCGGCTCTATCCCGGCGACGTGCGGGCGATCTACCTGGGCAAGCTGGCCGGCAACCTCGTCGTGCTCGCCGCGCTCGAGGTCCTCCTCTTCCCCGCCGCCGCGATCCTGTACAGCGTCGACTTCGCCGCGCAGGCCGGCCCGCTCCTGCTCGTGGCCGTCCTCGGCACGTTCGGCTTCTCCGTCATCGGGACGTTCTTCTCCGCCCTCACGGTCCACCTCCGCGCGCGCGAACTCCTGCTGCCGCTCCTCCTCTTCCCCGCCCTCGTCCCCGTCGTCCTCGGGAGCGTCGGGGCCACGGAAGCGTTTCTGGCGGGCGACCCGCTCGGACGGGCCGGCGGGTGGCTGAGGTTACTCGCGTCCTACGACGTGATATTGTTCGTCGTCTGTGTCTGGATCTTCCCCGTCGTCCTCGAGGAGTGA